The window ATAACAATACAAGTAGAATGAAGATGCTAGTAGTTTGACATTATTGCGATTCAGTTTTGGGGGTGGTAGGGGCGTTAACCACAAGCAAGTGACAGCCGTGTCGTTGCACAGAAAAAAACAAAGGAGTGAACTAATTTGGGCAAGAAGATTCTCTTTGGCGTACTGGCGGTAGCCATGCTGGCGACTTTGTTCGTAGGCATCACGCAAGTAGAGGCCAACCCGCGCATCAGTGTCGTTATTAACGGTGCACCACTCACCCTAGACGTGGCCCCTGTTATTCAAAACGGCCGCACCCTTGTTCCTATGCGCGCTATCTTTGAGGCACTCGGCGCTCGCGTTAGCTGGGACGATGCCACAAGCACCGTCACCGCCTACCGCCGCGAAGAGGCCGTTGTACTGCAAATTGGCAATCGTACCGCATGGGTGAACGGCCCTGCCCGCACACTCGACGTGCCCCCGGTCATCGTTGGCGGCCGCACCATGGTGCCGCTCCGCTTTGTGGCCGAAGCCCTAGGTGCCGAAGTTGCTTGGCAAGATGCGCCACCCACAGTGACTGTGCGTTTTACCCCTTATGTTACCCCGGCCGTTGGTGGCACTCTTACTCTCGGCTCCACCTCCGACCCAGTTATTCTTAACCCCATTCTCTCTACCGACACCGCTTCTGGTGATATTCATGGTCGCACTCACCTCGCCTTGGTGAGAGCCAATTTAGAAAATCTGCCCATGAACTCTCTCGCCGACCGTTGGTCTTGGGACCAAGCCACTTTGACCTGGCGTTTCTGGCTTAACCCGAACGTTAAGTGGCATGATGGCACCGCCGTCACCTCGCGCGACGTTAAGTTCACCTTCGATAGCATTGCTCACGCCGACTACGACGGCCCGCGTCGTCCTTCGGTGCAACATATTCAAGAAATCGTCATCGTTAGCCCGACCATCGTCGACATTAGAATGCGCCAAGTGGATGCCAGCTTTCTGTTTAACGCCGGCGTACAAGGCTTAATCCCCCATCACATTCTCGGCAATGTCCCTGTGCGCGAAATGCGCGCCCATGCCTACAGCCGTAACCCCATCGGTAACGGCCCCTTCATGTTCACCAGATGGGTCTCCGGTCAGTTCGTAGAACTAACCCGTAACCCCAACTTTTTCCAAGGCGGCAACCGCCCTTACATCAATAGCATCGTTACTCGTATCTACCCAGATCTAAACGTTATGCAAGCCGCTTGGGAGAATGGCGATATCGATTGGTTCGGCGCCCTTCAGACCGACCACATCGACCGCATTCAACGTGAGCATGCCAGACGTGCCTACTTCAGAGAAGTCCCCAACCACGGCTACGACTATATTTCCTTCAACCTAGAGAACCCCATACTGGCCGACCGCAGAGTGCGTGAAGCCCTCGTGGTAGGTCTTGACCGCAGAGCCATGGTCGATACCATTCTCGACCGCCGCGGCGTGGTTATTCACGCTCACCAAGTTGTCACCTCATGGGCCACGGGCGCACCGGGCCTTAACCAGTACGAGCACAGCGCCGTGCGTGCCCGTCAGATGCTTGACGCTGCTGGCTGGCGCGTACCTGCCGGTAGCCGCGATGGCGTTCGCGTCAAAGACGGTCAACGTTTAAGCCTACGCATTATGACTAACGCCGGCAACGTCATCCGCGGCGACATCGTTTCCCTGGCTGAGAGTTACTGGAGACGCATTGGCGTCGAAGTAAGGCCTGAGATTATTGAGTGGTCTGTCATGCTCGACCGCTTTAGCCGCGTTGACTATGACCTGACTCTAATCGGCTGGTCTCTCGGCCTTGACCCCGATCCATTCTCCATGTTCCACTCCTCGCAAGCTGAGCGCAACGCCGCTGGCGTGGTGCCTGGCTTTAACCGCGGTCAGTTCCGCAATGCCGACGCCGACAGGCTCATCGAGGCCGCTCGCGCCACCATGGATATCGCCGAGCGCCGCCGCCTCTACCAACAGCTCGATGTCATTCTTAATCGCGAGCTGCCCTACATCTGGATCTTCCAGCGCACCGTTGTAACTGCGATTTCTAACCGTGTGCAGGGTGTACAATGGGCACCTACCGGTTCTCGCACCCTCGAGGCATGGTTCATCCGGCCTTAATGTCTACGTAATCCTGTCGTGATTATAGGGCAGGGCGAGAGCCCTGCCCTACTATCTGGTTATTACAGCAAGAAAGGATGTTGAAAATGGGGCGTTACATCTTCATGAGACTAGTGCAGTCATTGTTTCTCCTCGTCGGAGTTTCCATGCTGACGTTTGCCATCATTCAACTGGCCCCCGGCGGTTTCGCGCAAATGATGGGTGAAAGCCCTGATGCTACCGCTGAAGATACGGCTCGTCTTACCGAGTTGTGGGGTCTAGACCAGCCAGTTCATATTCAGTACCTGCGCTGGGCTGAGCAGATGGTGCAAGGAAACTTTGGCGATTCTCTGGCGCAAGGCCGACCGATTGCCGAGATGATAGGGGAGCGCTTACCGGCGACTATTTTCTTAAATATTATTGGTTTACTCCTTATCTATGTCATCGCCCTGCCTATCGGTATTTTCTCGGCTGTTAAGCAGTACTCCAAGTTTGACCATATCATGACTTTTGTCGCCTTCTTAGGTCAAGCGATGCCTGCCTTCTTCTTTGCGATGCTGCTCATCTACTATGTGGGGATGCAAGTAGAGTGGATTCCTCTGGCAGGTATGGCCACCATCGGCG is drawn from Bacillota bacterium and contains these coding sequences:
- a CDS encoding ABC transporter permease, translating into MGRYIFMRLVQSLFLLVGVSMLTFAIIQLAPGGFAQMMGESPDATAEDTARLTELWGLDQPVHIQYLRWAEQMVQGNFGDSLAQGRPIAEMIGERLPATIFLNIIGLLLIYVIALPIGIFSAVKQYSKFDHIMTFVAFLGQAMPAFFFAMLLIYYVGMQVEWIPLAGMATIGVEWGEVSFLTWLVDRSRYLIMPLVVIVFGGLAGLVRFMRASMLDVIHQDYVRTARAKGLSERVVIFKHTVRNALLPIVTSLGFAFSGLLGGSVVIESIFAWPGVGLLAIQAIFTRDYPVIMAFNLIGSLMLVLGMLVADILYVVVDPRIKY